The DNA region CTTGCATTATAACGACTGACGGAGGCCTGTGCGTATGCATGATGGGCCCTCTAATCGCAGTAGATTGTTATGGCGAAACGACTTATTGCCGCAGAATTTTCTCCATTGGTTTGCCTTTTGCGAGCTCATCAATCAGCTTGTCTAAATAGCGTATCTTTTGCATCAGCGGATCTTCAATTTCTTCCACGCGAACACCGCACACTACGCCTTTGATAAGCGAACTATTTGGATGAATGGCTGGTGCTTGAGCAAAAAAAGTTTCAAAATCGTTCTCTCGTTTGATTTGCTGCTGTAATTCCGCTTGGTTATATCCAGTCAACCAGCAGATGATTTGGTCAACATCTTCTTTCGTACGATTTTTTCGTTCCGCTTTTTGAACATATAGCGGATAAACCGCTGCAAATTTTGTCGCGAAAATTCGGTGTTTAGGCATCGTCGTTCCTCAAGTGGGCAGAAGCCGGATATGCATGCTGTTTTCAGAGCGCTAACGTTTGGCATCAGCCGCGGCGCGTCTTTTGCGCCGCCGGCTGCATGCCATAGTTAGCTGGTTTTTGTGCGCCGCTTGGCTAGTTCCAGGCGATGTATGTCAGACTTCTCCATTTGTTCCGGGTACTGAAGCGAGTCGAGGAGCGAAACAACACCAGGCCAATCTTCCGCTTGGAATCTCTGCCTCGCCTCCTCTCGCTTTCGAACGTCACCAACATAGCGCGCCATGCTGGCATGGTTCTCCAACTCTAATTGCCCACGCTCCGCTTTCGCTCCACGAATGATGATACTTCCATCGCCGAATAAAAAATCCTGCGCGAATTGCCCGATATCATGCGCAAGATGCCGAAAACCATCGAGAGGTGCGTCGGAGAAGCCTGGATATGCGGCTTGGCTACTAACGCCTAGCTCTCTCATGTAACCTTCGTGCGACACGCGTTCGGCTCCTATGTGATATGTAACGAATTCCAAGGAGTATCGAAAATGAAGCTCCAACCGTCAATGCCTATAGACAAACTCGCCCCATGCAAATACTCCGCCAGAACCGCGGCCCGCTTCGCGGAATTTGAAGCGGAATTTGTGGGGAGCTAGTACTGGTTCGAGAATTGATGCACCTTCTATCAGGAGGTCACGTGGATTCATATTTTATCCAGCTTACGTCTTGGCGTTAACCCGCGGGCCGAAGGCCCGTCGGGTTCAACGCCTTGTTAGCCAGCAATCCCGTCACCACCATGGCTCTGAGTTGAGGATGTTGTGCAGGTCTCCGTTCAACTTGATCCTGCCATCGCGAGCGACATGCCAGAGCTCGAACTCTACAGGTGGCTGGGCTGGGTCCACCCGCCGAGCGCCGTCCAGGATCGCGAATACACCGAAGACTGCAGCGTGTGCTGCCTCGAGAAGAGCGTGCTGGACCATCTCGCGATCAGACGCCGGGAGAGCACGATACCAATTGCCCAAGGCAACGAGTTCCGGTGCAGGCCTCCGACCCGGCGGATCGTTCATGTTCGCGATGGTACCGTCCGCGGCGGAACGCATCGCAGATACGCGTATGGCAGCTACGAACCCTTCTGCATCCATTGCAACCCCTCGCCCGTCTGGCTAACGCGCAGCATCAGCCGTGGCGCGTGTTTTGCGCCGGCGGCTGGATGCTCTTGTTAGCCTGTGTATGTTTCCAATGCTTCTGCCACAGCTTCAGGATTTTCGGCCGCTACTTTGAGCAAAGCCCTCGCCGGCCCCTCGGGCACCCTACGTCCCTGCTCCCAATTCCGGAGCGTTGCAACGCTCACGCCGATCATGAGAGCAAATGCGAATTGCGATTTGCCGAGTTTCGATCGTATCGACTTGATTTCGGTCGGCCTGAATGAGTAGACCCGGCTTGCTCTCATCTGGCCGCGGCGAATCTTCCCGGCTTGGCGAACACTTTTTACCAGATTTTTGAAATCGTGCTCTTTCACTTAAACTCCTTGTTGACAATCTTACCAAGAATTCGTATCTGTTCTGGGGTCAAATCCCCCTGTTCCGTCTTGCGGTAAACGAACAGCATATAGAAAGTCTCTGTGTGCCTGTCCCAGTAATAGATCACCCGTGCACTCCCCCGCTTGCCTCGGCCTGGCAGCGGGCATCGTAGCTTTCTAAGCCCGCCACTGCCCCGAATGAGAGTGCCTTGCTCCGGGCGCAAGACCAGCGCCAGTTGGAGAGTCCTATAATGATCGTCGTCGAGTATCGACGTTACGCTTCTCGTGAACACTGGCGTCTCAACAAAGCGCATTTGTTATTGTACGCCAATGGCGTACACCTGCCAAGGGAAATGATGTAACATCCAGGATTTCAGATCAGGCTAACGCTTTGCCGCTCAACCGCGAGCGGCAGTCACGACCCGTCGCATTAGTTTGACCTTTCGGTGCCGCTCGCCGGTTGCAGCGGCGTGTTAGGCAGATCCGCGCTTCGATGCCGAAGCAGGATCAAGGTCCCCATACCTGACATGCGATAAGCAACACTACAGGAAGTAGCTCCAGAACCGTCACTGAAGGGGAAAGGGAATGGAAGGTACCCGTTTCATCCACTACTCCTGAGACGGCCGCGGGTGCAATTATTCCTGTCAGTCCATGGTGAGAAATAAACGATACTGAACCGAATCCCATGGTCAGGGCGGAGCCTGCACAGAACATCATGCCCAGAAACCGAACCAAGAAGCTAAGAGCAGGTGGGCGGATTCGTCCAGCGCCTGAAACGCCGACCAAAGGTAATAGAGCCACGATTTGGCACGCTACAAGGACTAACAAGCCTACACGGAATAGTGCTCCAAACACCTTGGAAAAATCCAAAATAATAACGCCCAAATATCCAGCTGCCAACAAGGAGGCAATTGATCCTACAACACTTATTTTTATTCTCATTGATGCACGCTTCTGCCTAACGTTTGAGCTCAGCGGCGGCGCGCCTTTTGCGCCGTCCGCTGAAGCGAATAGTTAGGCATACACCTTTCCTTCCTCGGTACATCGCGCAGCATCTACAACTTCAATTCGGAAACAGCGAAATGATGCACTTATGCCGAACGCTTGCTGAAACTGGACAGCCAAAAAGGGCGGCAAGCTCTCGCCGCTCTCAAACTTCCCGCGGTCCTGAACTCTGATGGAAAGGCCGAAAATCCTATTTTGATGGTTAAAACCCGCCATCCTGAAATCACCTACGTCATGAAAACGCAAAGTGGCAAAAACATCATGACCCGCGCCAGTAGCCCCCGGCTGCGTCGCTTCCAAGACACGCACCTTTACGGTGAGCACCGGGAAAATATTCCTATCATCCCAATCACCCGGTTTGACATCACCACGCCAGAAGTGAAGATCGACAACTTCTGCGTCGTGGAATGATGGCCAGGCGCCAAACAAAGCTGTCAACTTCTGGCTATCTTGAATGAGTGATTCGATACTGGTCATATACTTTGTATGCCTAACTATAATTAGGCGGCAT from Terriglobia bacterium includes:
- a CDS encoding DUF2200 domain-containing protein encodes the protein MPKHRIFATKFAAVYPLYVQKAERKNRTKEDVDQIICWLTGYNQAELQQQIKRENDFETFFAQAPAIHPNSSLIKGVVCGVRVEEIEDPLMQKIRYLDKLIDELAKGKPMEKILRQ
- a CDS encoding helix-turn-helix domain-containing protein — encoded protein: MRASRVYSFRPTEIKSIRSKLGKSQFAFALMIGVSVATLRNWEQGRRVPEGPARALLKVAAENPEAVAEALETYTG
- a CDS encoding type II toxin-antitoxin system RelE/ParE family toxin, whose protein sequence is MRFVETPVFTRSVTSILDDDHYRTLQLALVLRPEQGTLIRGSGGLRKLRCPLPGRGKRGSARVIYYWDRHTETFYMLFVYRKTEQGDLTPEQIRILGKIVNKEFK
- a CDS encoding immunity 50 family protein, whose translation is MTSIESLIQDSQKLTALFGAWPSFHDAEVVDLHFWRGDVKPGDWDDRNIFPVLTVKVRVLEATQPGATGAGHDVFATLRFHDVGDFRMAGFNHQNRIFGLSIRVQDRGKFESGESLPPFLAVQFQQAFGISASFRCFRIEVVDAARCTEEGKVYA